In Pseudobythopirellula maris, a single window of DNA contains:
- a CDS encoding GspE/PulE family protein: MRRLGQVMVDLGIIDDEQLDLLVDEQKQHPGVLIGRVAMDMGLIDEEQLTQAIAEQMLLPVVSAHEVSIEKDVLAMVTEPMAQMYRVIPIAFENDTLSVAMCDPQNLSVQDELRTFLGYNIKVMAASESSVMAALERYYGENTESVESIVESMENDQELTAAANALAAEGAIDLSSVEALADSAPVRKLLNMVLLMAIKDHASDLHFEPFEDEFRIRIKADGVLYEMVPPPRHLAFAITTRIKVMANLDIAERRMPQDGRIELTVGGHSVDLRVSVLPTMFGESVVMRVLDRSVVSLDLGNVGMNGETMAEFREAIKKPNGIVLVTGPTGSGKTTTLYSALNELNSIEDKLITTEDPVEYDMDGIIQVPIDASIGNTFAQCLRAILRQDPDKILVGEIRDLETAEIAVQASLTGHLVFSTLHTNDAPSTITRLKDMGVPTFLITATVECILAQRLVRRVCTQCREEYTPSQEVIDDLDLPPEAIEGKKFYRGAGCEVCNNTGYKGRVGLFELMIMSNKLREMIMENCLTEDLRNEAEREGMVTLRAAGMSAAYEGTTTLEEVIRETVLEA, from the coding sequence ATGCGTCGCCTCGGACAGGTCATGGTCGACCTCGGCATCATCGACGACGAGCAACTCGACCTGTTGGTCGACGAGCAGAAGCAGCACCCCGGGGTGTTGATCGGCCGCGTGGCGATGGACATGGGTCTCATCGACGAGGAGCAGCTCACCCAGGCGATCGCCGAGCAGATGCTGCTGCCGGTGGTCTCGGCGCACGAGGTGTCGATCGAGAAGGACGTGTTGGCCATGGTCACCGAGCCGATGGCGCAGATGTACCGGGTGATCCCGATCGCGTTTGAGAACGACACGCTGTCGGTGGCGATGTGCGACCCGCAGAACCTCTCGGTGCAGGACGAGCTGCGGACGTTCCTGGGCTACAACATCAAGGTGATGGCCGCGAGCGAGTCGAGCGTCATGGCGGCGCTGGAGCGCTACTACGGCGAGAACACCGAGAGCGTCGAGAGCATCGTCGAGTCGATGGAGAACGACCAGGAGCTGACCGCCGCCGCCAACGCGCTGGCGGCCGAGGGGGCGATCGACCTGAGCAGCGTCGAGGCGCTCGCCGACAGCGCGCCGGTCCGCAAGCTGCTGAACATGGTGTTGCTGATGGCGATCAAGGACCACGCCTCCGACCTCCACTTCGAGCCGTTCGAGGACGAGTTCCGCATCCGCATCAAGGCGGACGGCGTGCTCTACGAGATGGTGCCGCCGCCGCGCCACCTGGCGTTCGCGATCACCACACGCATCAAGGTGATGGCCAATCTCGACATCGCCGAACGACGCATGCCGCAAGACGGACGCATCGAGCTCACGGTCGGCGGCCACTCGGTCGACCTGCGGGTGAGCGTGCTGCCGACGATGTTCGGCGAGAGCGTCGTGATGCGGGTGTTGGACCGCTCGGTCGTGTCGCTCGACCTCGGCAACGTCGGCATGAACGGCGAGACGATGGCCGAGTTCCGCGAGGCGATCAAGAAGCCCAACGGCATCGTGCTGGTGACCGGCCCCACGGGCTCGGGCAAGACCACGACGCTCTACTCGGCGCTCAACGAGCTCAATTCGATCGAGGACAAGCTGATCACGACCGAGGACCCGGTCGAGTACGACATGGACGGCATCATCCAGGTGCCGATCGACGCGTCGATCGGCAACACGTTCGCGCAGTGCCTGCGGGCGATCCTGCGGCAGGACCCGGACAAGATCTTGGTCGGCGAGATCCGCGACCTGGAGACCGCCGAGATCGCGGTGCAGGCGTCGCTCACCGGTCACTTGGTGTTCAGCACGCTGCACACGAACGACGCGCCGAGCACGATCACGCGTCTGAAGGACATGGGCGTGCCGACCTTCCTGATCACCGCGACGGTGGAGTGCATCCTCGCCCAGCGGCTCGTGCGGCGTGTCTGCACGCAGTGCCGCGAGGAGTACACGCCCAGCCAAGAGGTCATCGACGACCTGGACCTCCCGCCCGAGGCGATCGAGGGCAAGAAGTTCTACCGCGGCGCCGGCTGCGAGGTGTGCAACAACACCGGCTACAAGGGACGCGTGGGCCTGTTCGAGCTGATGATCATGTCGAACAAGCTGCGCGAGATGATCATGGAGAACTGCCTCACCGAGGACCTGCGCAACGAGGCGGAGCGCGAGGGGATGGTGACCCTCCGCGCGGCCGGCATGAGCGCCGCCTACGAGGGCACCACCACGCTCGAAGAAGTGATCCGCGAGACGGTGCTCGAGGCTTAA